One genomic region from Chthonomonas calidirosea T49 encodes:
- a CDS encoding ornithine cyclodeaminase family protein: MALFLSEKQVSELLTMSDALQVLEEAFRHAADGEVLQHPRRRLIMPRGIYHVMSAADLRTETFGIKLYTSFPPRTRFLFLLYSSQNGDLLAIIEADKLGQVRTGAASGIATKLLANHSEPLRVGVFGAGWQAETQIEAVCTACTTQQVRVYSRSPERRETFCKKINALLSLDISPAESPEEVVRNSNVIITATNSISPVLQGEWLSPGTHINAIGSNMLIRQELDVEAIRRADLIVVDSIEQARLEAGDLLPAFERGYFRWEQAVELAQIVSGQHPGRTHPDQITLFKSLGIALEDVAVATHIYKKALHQGIGEERSFWAALSP, from the coding sequence ATGGCGCTTTTCCTTTCCGAAAAACAGGTTTCTGAACTGCTAACTATGTCGGATGCTCTCCAGGTCCTTGAAGAGGCCTTTCGGCATGCCGCCGACGGAGAGGTGCTGCAACATCCACGACGCCGGCTCATCATGCCGCGGGGAATCTATCATGTGATGTCTGCAGCCGATCTGCGAACGGAAACGTTTGGAATCAAGCTTTATACCTCTTTCCCTCCTCGTACGCGTTTCCTGTTTCTGCTCTACTCATCGCAAAATGGGGATCTGCTGGCCATTATAGAAGCCGATAAACTTGGTCAAGTGCGTACCGGAGCTGCCTCGGGCATCGCCACAAAGCTCCTCGCCAATCATTCCGAGCCACTACGTGTTGGCGTATTCGGGGCTGGTTGGCAGGCTGAAACCCAAATAGAAGCTGTCTGCACAGCCTGTACAACCCAACAAGTGCGTGTTTATAGCCGTAGCCCTGAACGACGAGAGACCTTTTGTAAAAAGATCAACGCTCTCCTGTCTCTGGATATAAGCCCTGCAGAATCTCCAGAAGAAGTCGTACGCAACAGCAATGTAATCATTACTGCCACCAACTCGATAAGTCCCGTGCTACAAGGGGAATGGCTCTCCCCCGGCACACATATCAACGCTATCGGCAGCAATATGCTCATACGTCAGGAGTTGGATGTAGAGGCCATACGCCGAGCCGACCTTATCGTCGTCGACTCCATCGAGCAGGCGCGCCTCGAAGCGGGCGACCTATTACCGGCTTTTGAGAGAGGCTATTTCCGATGGGAACAGGCCGTGGAGTTAGCGCAAATTGTTAGTGGGCAGCACCCCGGCCGAACACATCCAGACCAGATCACTCTCTTCAAATCGCTTGGCATTGCGTTAGAAGATGTTGCTGTGGCCACACATATCTATAAAAAAGCACTTCATCAAGGCATCGGCGAGGAACGATCTTTTTGGGCGGCGCTCTCTCCGTAA
- a CDS encoding HD domain-containing protein — protein MSDSREVIAQNRVASPPPSKTASPAEKSPAIKEVEEPILAAQEKAAEVITLRDIRNNERIRAYIDAANRQMAAIGYSEHGLRHAGLVASIARNILLGLGAEARTAELAAIAGFLHDIGNCIHRVYHPQIGATMAFQILEKMNMPAAEIALVVGAIGNHEEPEGVPINAVTAAVIIADKSDVHYTRVQNPDPSTYDIHDRVNNAVQKSHILIDAVQKIISLELVVDTEKATVMEYFEIFAERMVMCRKAAGVLGCRFRLVINDVQM, from the coding sequence ATGAGTGACTCCAGAGAAGTCATTGCACAAAATCGGGTGGCATCGCCGCCCCCAAGTAAAACAGCTTCCCCTGCCGAAAAATCACCGGCCATAAAAGAGGTGGAAGAGCCGATTTTGGCAGCTCAGGAAAAGGCAGCAGAGGTCATTACTTTACGGGATATACGAAACAACGAACGAATTCGCGCCTACATTGATGCCGCCAACCGGCAAATGGCAGCGATAGGCTATTCGGAACACGGCCTGCGACATGCTGGATTGGTGGCCTCAATCGCACGCAATATCCTACTGGGGTTGGGAGCGGAGGCACGGACAGCAGAGCTTGCCGCTATCGCCGGCTTCTTACACGATATTGGCAACTGTATCCACCGAGTCTATCATCCGCAGATCGGGGCCACGATGGCTTTCCAAATCCTTGAGAAGATGAATATGCCGGCCGCCGAAATCGCTCTTGTAGTGGGAGCTATTGGAAATCATGAGGAGCCGGAAGGTGTGCCGATCAATGCGGTGACAGCAGCCGTGATCATTGCAGATAAGTCCGACGTGCACTATACTAGGGTCCAAAATCCAGATCCATCTACCTATGATATCCATGATCGTGTAAACAATGCCGTGCAAAAGTCGCATATACTTATAGATGCTGTCCAGAAGATCATTTCGCTCGAGCTAGTTGTAGACACGGAAAAAGCAACCGTCATGGAGTATTTCGAGATTTTTGCCGAACGAATGGTCATGTGCCGGAAGGCTGCCGGTGTATTAGGTTGTCGCTTTCGGCTTGTGATCAATGACGTTCAAATGTAG
- a CDS encoding aldo/keto reductase, producing the protein MEKRRLGNSDLEITPIGFGAWAIGGAGWEFGWGYQDDRDSIAAIHAALDAGINWIDTAAVYGMGHSEEIVAKAIRTSSHRPYVFTKCSLLWDEKGKVYHNLKSQSIRKEVEDSLRRLQTDVIDLYQIHWPIPDEDIEEGWSTLAQLKEEGKVRYIGVSNFNVSQMERIRPIAPITSLQPPYSLVRRDIEAEILPYCQQHNIGVIVYSPLQSGLLSGKMTPERVASLPDDDWRKRSPDFQEPRLSRILSFVERLRQIGARHHQPPGVVAIAWTLHHPAVTGAIVGFRRPDQVHEMLGALTFRLSEQEITEIEHLLRQYDL; encoded by the coding sequence CTGGAAAAACGCCGACTAGGGAATAGCGATCTCGAAATCACCCCTATCGGTTTTGGTGCATGGGCCATTGGAGGAGCAGGATGGGAGTTCGGATGGGGATATCAAGACGATCGCGATTCCATTGCCGCCATTCATGCCGCACTCGATGCCGGCATCAACTGGATTGATACGGCAGCCGTCTACGGCATGGGGCACTCGGAAGAGATTGTTGCAAAAGCGATCCGCACGAGCTCCCACCGTCCCTACGTCTTCACCAAGTGCTCCCTTCTATGGGACGAAAAGGGAAAGGTTTACCACAATCTTAAATCTCAATCGATCCGTAAGGAGGTTGAAGACAGCTTGCGCCGTCTTCAGACCGACGTTATCGATCTTTATCAAATTCACTGGCCGATTCCAGATGAAGATATCGAAGAGGGATGGAGTACCCTAGCGCAACTTAAAGAGGAAGGAAAAGTTCGTTATATTGGTGTATCCAATTTTAACGTCTCCCAAATGGAACGCATACGGCCTATCGCCCCCATAACCTCTTTACAACCTCCCTACTCGCTCGTACGACGTGATATCGAAGCAGAAATCCTTCCCTATTGCCAGCAACATAATATTGGTGTGATTGTCTACTCTCCCCTTCAGTCGGGACTTCTTAGTGGGAAGATGACTCCTGAACGCGTCGCATCCCTTCCAGATGACGACTGGCGAAAGCGAAGTCCAGATTTTCAAGAGCCACGCCTTTCACGTATCCTTAGCTTCGTAGAGCGATTACGACAGATCGGGGCGCGTCACCATCAACCCCCCGGGGTCGTCGCTATTGCCTGGACACTTCATCACCCCGCGGTCACCGGCGCCATTGTTGGCTTCCGACGCCCCGATCAGGTTCACGAAATGCTCGGTGCTCTTACTTTTCGACTTTCAGAACAAGAAATAACGGAAATTGAGCACCTGCTTCGCCAATACGATCTCTAA
- the thrC gene encoding threonine synthase, translating to MYSGVIARYREWLPVSAATPIVTLMEGDTPLVPLPRLAAAISPYITLYAKCEGLNPTGSFKDRGMTVAVSKAVEAGQNIVMCASTGNTSASAAAYAARAGLECAVLIPGGKIALGKLSQALMHGAKVLAIDGNFDEALALVRSICEEYPIALVNSVNPYRLQGQKTVAFEIVDALGDAPDYHAMPVGNAGNITAAWMGYCEYHHSGRSKKLPKMLGFQAAGAAPLVEGRPITKPETVATAIRIGNPASWNGAIAAKEESGGVIEAVTDEEILEAYRLLPTLEGIFAEPASVAPIAGLKKLATSGFFSEPSTVVVTLTGHGLKDPDTAMHLASQQIVCIPPKREAVLQALGV from the coding sequence TTGTACTCGGGGGTGATCGCACGATATAGAGAGTGGCTGCCGGTAAGTGCAGCCACTCCTATTGTGACGCTAATGGAGGGGGATACGCCTCTTGTTCCTTTGCCACGTCTTGCAGCAGCCATAAGTCCGTATATTACTCTCTACGCCAAATGTGAAGGCCTCAATCCAACAGGCTCTTTCAAAGATCGAGGTATGACAGTGGCAGTAAGCAAGGCTGTGGAGGCTGGGCAGAATATTGTGATGTGCGCCTCGACTGGCAATACTTCTGCCTCGGCGGCAGCCTATGCGGCTCGCGCTGGGCTTGAATGCGCTGTGCTTATTCCCGGAGGGAAGATCGCGTTGGGGAAGCTTTCGCAGGCGCTGATGCATGGAGCAAAAGTGTTAGCCATAGACGGCAATTTCGATGAGGCCCTCGCTCTTGTCCGTTCCATTTGTGAGGAGTATCCCATTGCGCTCGTCAATTCGGTTAATCCGTATCGTTTACAGGGACAGAAGACCGTGGCCTTTGAGATTGTGGACGCCTTAGGAGATGCTCCAGATTATCATGCTATGCCGGTGGGTAATGCGGGCAATATCACGGCGGCATGGATGGGTTACTGCGAGTATCATCATTCAGGGCGAAGTAAGAAACTACCGAAAATGCTCGGTTTTCAGGCGGCGGGGGCGGCACCATTGGTGGAGGGCAGGCCGATTACCAAACCAGAGACGGTGGCGACTGCCATTCGAATAGGCAACCCGGCAAGTTGGAACGGAGCGATCGCGGCGAAAGAAGAGTCAGGGGGTGTGATCGAGGCCGTTACCGATGAGGAGATTTTGGAAGCTTATCGTCTATTGCCTACGCTTGAGGGCATTTTTGCCGAGCCTGCAAGTGTCGCCCCTATAGCGGGGCTTAAGAAACTAGCCACGAGTGGGTTTTTCTCTGAGCCATCTACGGTTGTGGTTACTCTAACTGGTCACGGATTAAAGGATCCCGATACAGCCATGCATCTTGCTTCTCAGCAGATCGTTTGCATTCCGCCCAAACGGGAGGCTGTGTTACAGGCTTTAGGTGTATAG
- a CDS encoding RluA family pseudouridine synthase: MEKRVYTILKEDVGERLDRFVARMVPQTSRSSVTRWIEQTSLGWGGVWVNGQASRPSYRLREGDEVAVQIPPPQPITLLPEALPLTILYEDEDLLVVNKAQGMVVHPAPGSPHGTLVNAVLAHTEKVSEVGEDERPGIVHRLDKDTSGLLVVAKTDYALRQLQLQLQARQMERRYLALVWGAPRFNEAVIDAPIGRHPVDRKKMAVIEDTRHKAREARTELKVQKRFGSLFTLLEAKLHTGRTHQIRVHCAYIHHPVVGDPVYGGDRNLPQTKLAFEVRKKLEELLDRLPGQALHAYFLAFLHPVTGERLYFHTEPPEPMQALISALEEICVNGDETAPC; encoded by the coding sequence TTGGAAAAGAGGGTGTACACTATCCTCAAAGAGGATGTTGGAGAACGACTTGATAGGTTCGTTGCACGGATGGTCCCTCAGACTTCTCGTTCCTCAGTTACCCGCTGGATTGAACAGACATCGTTAGGCTGGGGAGGTGTTTGGGTAAATGGCCAGGCATCGCGCCCTAGCTATCGTTTACGGGAAGGGGATGAAGTTGCTGTTCAAATTCCACCACCTCAACCTATCACGCTCCTTCCGGAGGCGCTACCTTTAACGATCCTCTATGAGGATGAAGACCTACTTGTCGTCAACAAAGCACAGGGAATGGTGGTGCATCCAGCTCCTGGCTCTCCACATGGAACACTCGTTAACGCGGTATTAGCTCATACCGAGAAGGTTTCAGAGGTTGGTGAAGACGAGCGTCCTGGTATCGTACATCGTCTTGATAAAGATACAAGTGGTCTTCTCGTAGTTGCAAAAACCGATTACGCCCTTCGCCAATTACAGTTGCAGTTACAGGCGAGGCAGATGGAACGACGGTATCTTGCGCTGGTGTGGGGAGCGCCTCGATTTAATGAGGCTGTTATTGATGCGCCCATAGGGCGGCATCCTGTAGATCGTAAGAAGATGGCTGTCATTGAAGACACACGGCATAAGGCGCGGGAGGCAAGGACCGAGCTAAAGGTTCAAAAGCGGTTCGGCTCTCTATTTACCCTGCTCGAAGCGAAGTTGCACACAGGAAGAACTCATCAAATTCGCGTTCACTGTGCTTACATTCATCATCCTGTTGTGGGAGACCCTGTGTATGGGGGCGACCGAAACTTGCCGCAGACGAAACTCGCCTTCGAGGTGCGCAAGAAACTAGAGGAGTTGCTGGATAGACTGCCAGGTCAGGCTTTGCACGCCTATTTCTTAGCGTTTCTTCATCCGGTTACTGGAGAGCGGCTGTATTTTCACACCGAACCACCCGAACCCATGCAAGCGTTGATCTCGGCTCTAGAAGAGATATGTGTGAATGGAGACGAGACGGCACCATGCTGA
- a CDS encoding 3-keto-disaccharide hydrolase: MMMASVKKSSWLFALLAFVLVGMGVAISPSSCWAEPRFEPLFDGKDLNGWVYVGQAPGYEVRDGTIICPAGCSGNLFTEKEYSDFVLDVDFRLSQNANNGIGIRAPLQGDAAYMGMEIQILDDSGPMYQHLQPWQYCGSIYNVVPAKRGALKPVGEWNHEEITAIGRHIRVVINGRMVVDADLNKIVDPTILMHHPGMLRDTGHIGLLGHEPTEVDFKNIYIKDLSHPRPDNVPPHGFKALFDGKDLRGWRGWAGDPPTRAKMTEAEWAAAVKRATAEALKHWKVVDGVITYDGKNNNLCTVRDYGNFELLVDWKIPPHGDSGIYLRGSPQVQIWDNPIGSGGLYNNQKNPSNPIVFADNPIGEWNRFRILMIGDKVTVYLNNKLVVWNVTLENYWERDKPIYPIGPIELQHHWTPLWFKNIYIRELPLLPEQRAAIQQLHWPGLPHDLAKR, encoded by the coding sequence ATGATGATGGCTTCGGTGAAGAAAAGTTCATGGTTGTTCGCTCTCTTGGCGTTCGTTCTCGTCGGGATGGGAGTAGCTATATCTCCGTCCTCCTGCTGGGCAGAGCCTCGGTTCGAGCCGCTATTCGATGGGAAGGATTTAAATGGGTGGGTTTATGTTGGACAGGCCCCCGGCTATGAGGTTCGTGATGGGACGATCATCTGTCCAGCCGGGTGCTCTGGGAATCTCTTTACCGAGAAAGAGTATTCCGATTTTGTGTTGGATGTTGATTTCCGTCTATCTCAAAATGCTAACAATGGTATCGGTATACGTGCTCCCTTACAAGGAGATGCTGCCTATATGGGCATGGAGATACAGATACTCGACGACAGCGGCCCCATGTACCAACATCTCCAACCGTGGCAGTATTGTGGTTCTATTTATAATGTTGTTCCTGCGAAGAGAGGGGCGTTGAAACCGGTTGGAGAGTGGAACCACGAAGAGATCACGGCGATCGGACGACATATCAGGGTAGTGATCAATGGTAGGATGGTGGTTGATGCCGATCTGAACAAAATTGTTGATCCGACCATACTGATGCATCATCCTGGAATGTTGCGAGACACAGGTCATATCGGGTTGTTGGGGCATGAGCCCACGGAGGTAGATTTCAAAAATATCTACATCAAGGACCTAAGTCATCCGCGACCTGACAACGTTCCTCCGCATGGCTTTAAAGCGCTGTTTGATGGTAAGGACTTGAGAGGTTGGCGTGGATGGGCTGGTGACCCACCTACGCGAGCCAAAATGACTGAAGCCGAGTGGGCTGCCGCGGTAAAACGTGCCACCGCAGAGGCTCTTAAGCACTGGAAAGTGGTAGATGGAGTTATAACCTATGATGGTAAGAATAATAATCTATGTACAGTGAGAGACTATGGAAATTTCGAGCTGCTTGTAGACTGGAAAATTCCGCCGCATGGGGATAGTGGAATCTATTTACGCGGCAGTCCGCAGGTACAGATATGGGATAATCCAATCGGCTCTGGTGGATTGTACAACAATCAAAAGAATCCAAGCAACCCCATCGTATTCGCGGATAATCCCATTGGAGAATGGAACCGTTTTCGAATCCTGATGATCGGCGACAAAGTGACCGTCTACCTGAATAACAAGCTGGTTGTATGGAATGTAACCTTAGAAAACTATTGGGAGCGAGACAAGCCCATCTATCCTATCGGCCCTATTGAGCTGCAGCACCACTGGACACCCCTATGGTTTAAAAACATCTATATTCGCGAACTACCACTGCTACCAGAGCAGCGGGCGGCTATCCAACAGCTGCATTGGCCAGGATTACCACATGATTTGGCTAAACGATAG
- the tgt gene encoding tRNA guanosine(34) transglycosylase Tgt yields the protein MITSPSREEGVLGRCGLLYLPHATVETPVFMPVGTQATVKAMTPDELEEIGFGLILGNVYHLHLRPGEQLIARAGGLHRFEGWSGALLTDSGGYQVFSLSGLRRIGEEGVEFQSHIDGSRHLFTPQIVIEIERQLGADIIMAFDECPASTVSEEYIRQAMERTHRWAKICLEEHIRHGRMAVGGWPQALFGIVQGGISYELRAESARVLTELDFDGFAIGGLAVGEEAAVRNEIVAWTVRFLPENKPRYLMGVGTPVDILEAVRRGVDMFDCVLPTRNARNAQAFISEGVINLRNARYEQDFTPLDPKCECRVCRRHTRAYIRHLFKAKEILGPRLVTYHNLAFYHRLMRSIRHHLREGTFEVFYKSFRSTYQTEEETIDE from the coding sequence ATGATCACATCGCCTTCGCGAGAGGAGGGTGTGCTAGGGCGGTGTGGCTTGCTGTATCTACCTCATGCAACGGTAGAAACTCCTGTGTTTATGCCTGTGGGCACGCAGGCCACAGTGAAGGCGATGACTCCAGACGAGTTAGAGGAGATCGGATTTGGTTTAATTTTGGGAAATGTATACCACCTTCATCTTCGGCCTGGTGAGCAACTGATAGCGCGTGCAGGGGGACTGCATCGTTTTGAGGGATGGAGTGGCGCTCTTCTTACGGACAGTGGAGGCTATCAGGTTTTTAGTTTATCGGGCTTGCGCCGCATTGGAGAGGAGGGAGTAGAGTTTCAGTCTCATATAGATGGGAGCCGTCATCTCTTCACTCCACAAATCGTTATTGAAATCGAGCGTCAGCTAGGGGCCGACATCATCATGGCCTTTGATGAATGTCCGGCATCCACGGTCTCGGAAGAGTATATTCGACAGGCGATGGAGCGGACGCATCGGTGGGCAAAGATTTGCCTAGAGGAGCATATACGTCATGGGCGTATGGCCGTAGGTGGGTGGCCTCAGGCACTTTTTGGTATTGTTCAGGGTGGCATAAGCTATGAGCTACGGGCTGAGAGTGCGAGGGTACTGACGGAATTAGATTTCGATGGTTTTGCCATCGGCGGCCTTGCCGTTGGGGAAGAAGCCGCAGTTAGAAATGAGATCGTGGCTTGGACGGTGCGTTTTTTGCCTGAGAATAAGCCTCGCTACTTAATGGGTGTGGGGACGCCGGTAGATATTTTGGAGGCTGTTCGGCGTGGGGTAGATATGTTTGATTGTGTTTTACCTACACGCAACGCACGTAACGCACAAGCATTTATCTCGGAGGGTGTTATCAATCTAAGGAATGCCCGTTATGAGCAGGATTTTACACCGCTTGACCCGAAATGTGAATGTCGAGTCTGTCGGCGTCATACGCGGGCCTATATAAGGCATCTATTCAAGGCAAAGGAGATTTTAGGGCCCCGACTCGTGACGTACCACAACTTAGCATTCTATCATCGATTGATGAGAAGCATTCGCCATCATCTGCGTGAGGGAACTTTTGAGGTTTTTTACAAGAGCTTTCGAAGCACCTATCAGACTGAGGAAGAGACGATAGATGAGTGA
- a CDS encoding response regulator, with translation MMDVGSDNQANTYGYSGLSAVSGVPLEPDELHKIVRHTVEDAAKMLECSHMAALSHVPAEGRVCGVLTVGYTDENFRLWGVSLEEAGAIATVVRTGEYQLIEDSELLPYPLSERFCERILIVPLSFEKHVLSVLVGQVDPRADVESPEWHERVRAVAQRVGLFVELQRLANAYQEEVQRRQYLRDVIAAILEERSLQDIGQMLLEMVASRFRAEIVGLFLKDGEEIKPIALRNISAEFGRDIARIASKSIRPRAFASTMPIYRTVNDRSVLTKEMRERLAREGIRAVWMAMLQLHDQIGGALVIYLKDERVFAPADVAAFQGLADIATLGIAMSRLLEDQRRYATIQERTRLGREMHDTVARSLGALVLTLETAQSFLRQENTIETEKLLNAALELTREALNDTRRAIEALSPPELETMTPAQVIAQELQALERAGIATQFVISGNEIPLSKEQSLALLRIAQEALNNALRHSQASRVRVGLLYESEAIIMRIEDDGVGFDPTLPMAPNRQGGYGIFGMKERARALGGEVEIESTPGWGTQISVRLPYEMPSGLPPSQVLPERASNISAEALPPKQDIAGEALPLEKPLQQLRLLIVDDHPLTRQGMRAVLEQTGPFLVVGEAGDVDEAIIKAQQLRPDVVLLDLQMPGGGGIAALKQLASLEPRPTAILIASIPTEDSVTAALRLGARGFLLKDATPSELVSSIEAAHRGEIVLSPGVSAWLTELNAHRRDSREDVELNERELEVLRLVAKGARNKDIAQELFIAPKTVEHHLSNIFAKLGAANRTEAVRLAIEKGLI, from the coding sequence ATGATGGACGTAGGGTCTGACAACCAAGCCAATACTTATGGCTATAGTGGGCTATCCGCTGTTTCGGGCGTGCCACTCGAGCCAGACGAGTTACACAAAATCGTACGGCATACCGTGGAAGATGCGGCCAAAATGCTGGAGTGTAGCCATATGGCAGCCCTATCGCATGTACCAGCTGAGGGACGGGTTTGTGGGGTGCTAACAGTAGGTTATACTGATGAGAACTTTCGGCTATGGGGAGTCTCATTGGAGGAGGCTGGAGCCATTGCTACAGTCGTTCGGACGGGAGAATATCAGCTCATAGAAGACTCGGAGTTGTTACCATATCCGTTATCAGAGCGTTTTTGTGAACGAATTTTGATAGTGCCTCTTTCTTTTGAAAAGCATGTCTTGTCGGTGCTTGTTGGACAGGTAGACCCAAGGGCAGATGTCGAATCGCCGGAATGGCATGAACGAGTGCGTGCTGTCGCCCAAAGAGTAGGGCTTTTTGTGGAACTACAACGCCTTGCAAACGCTTATCAGGAAGAAGTCCAGCGACGTCAATATTTACGTGACGTGATCGCGGCTATTCTTGAAGAGCGATCGCTGCAAGATATTGGCCAGATGCTTCTAGAGATGGTGGCCAGTCGGTTTCGTGCCGAGATAGTAGGGCTGTTCTTGAAGGACGGGGAGGAGATTAAGCCCATAGCTCTAAGAAACATTTCGGCGGAGTTTGGGAGAGACATTGCACGCATTGCAAGTAAAAGTATCAGGCCTCGCGCTTTCGCCTCTACGATGCCGATCTACCGAACTGTGAATGATCGTTCTGTTTTGACCAAGGAGATGCGAGAGCGCTTAGCGCGAGAGGGCATCCGTGCTGTTTGGATGGCGATGTTACAGCTGCACGATCAGATCGGTGGTGCACTTGTGATCTATTTGAAAGATGAACGCGTGTTTGCTCCTGCAGACGTTGCAGCCTTTCAGGGATTAGCCGACATCGCCACCCTAGGTATTGCGATGTCGCGGCTTCTTGAAGATCAGCGAAGATACGCCACCATTCAAGAGCGCACTAGGTTAGGTAGAGAGATGCACGATACGGTGGCAAGATCGCTAGGAGCTTTGGTTTTAACGTTAGAAACAGCACAGAGTTTCTTACGGCAAGAGAATACTATAGAGACAGAGAAGCTTTTGAACGCCGCGCTAGAGTTAACGCGAGAAGCGCTTAATGATACACGACGTGCCATTGAAGCTCTCTCACCGCCTGAACTAGAGACGATGACGCCTGCGCAAGTGATCGCCCAAGAACTCCAAGCGCTTGAACGAGCAGGGATCGCGACTCAGTTTGTAATCTCAGGCAATGAGATACCTTTATCAAAAGAGCAAAGTCTTGCGCTTTTGAGAATCGCACAAGAAGCTCTCAACAATGCCCTACGCCATTCTCAAGCAAGTCGAGTACGTGTTGGATTGCTTTATGAGTCGGAAGCCATAATCATGCGAATTGAAGACGATGGCGTAGGGTTTGACCCTACTCTGCCGATGGCGCCAAATCGGCAAGGCGGCTATGGGATTTTTGGTATGAAAGAGAGAGCGCGCGCTTTAGGGGGAGAAGTGGAGATTGAGAGTACTCCAGGTTGGGGCACACAGATCTCCGTTCGGTTGCCTTATGAAATGCCGTCGGGCTTGCCGCCAAGTCAGGTGCTCCCTGAGAGAGCTAGCAACATAAGCGCAGAGGCATTACCCCCAAAGCAGGATATTGCTGGTGAGGCGTTACCCCTAGAGAAACCACTACAGCAGCTTCGTCTGCTCATTGTAGACGATCATCCCTTAACAAGGCAGGGTATGCGTGCGGTGCTTGAACAGACGGGGCCTTTTCTTGTGGTAGGTGAGGCAGGAGACGTAGATGAGGCCATTATAAAAGCACAGCAACTTCGCCCAGATGTTGTTTTGCTCGATCTACAGATGCCTGGAGGGGGAGGCATCGCTGCGCTCAAGCAGCTCGCAAGTTTGGAGCCACGCCCAACTGCGATCTTAATTGCAAGCATCCCTACTGAAGACTCTGTGACCGCAGCACTACGTTTAGGTGCCAGAGGATTTCTTCTGAAGGATGCCACCCCATCGGAGCTTGTATCCTCCATTGAAGCGGCACATCGTGGTGAGATCGTGTTGTCACCTGGGGTAAGTGCGTGGCTTACCGAGTTGAATGCTCATCGGCGCGATAGTAGGGAGGATGTTGAACTCAATGAAAGGGAGTTGGAAGTCCTCCGGTTAGTTGCCAAAGGAGCGCGTAACAAGGATATAGCCCAAGAGCTTTTCATCGCACCAAAAACCGTAGAACATCATCTGTCGAACATCTTTGCAAAGCTGGGTGCTGCTAACCGAACGGAAGCCGTTCGACTGGCTATTGAAAAAGGGCTTATTTAA
- a CDS encoding Rossmann fold nucleotide-binding protein involved in DNA uptake, with translation MSDQIRQFVPNFSYLKLALLLHHVPYIGAKQLEHALSRLLVEQVTLGEFLNFSSVELKERFGLASRAIAYLMGKKEPLMEKAEALVRVVRFYNLHCVTRTQLTYPSRLETYDPSPPPILYGLGRYQLLDDSTEGFTFTILVSNGATEETYTNLEKIASELIACKGIPVTGHDRLPYQRLALTAQRSIHPVIYVLDRGLREAMGERFDQALFPAARIHAIDFCGDRDLVLSPFRLDDHCLGQNNRRRDQLIIALSDIIVALDIRENGILHQECLRAIQRGQHVFITETGREGNRRLHEAGAELISSDFRSWLQSSQEE, from the coding sequence ATGAGCGATCAGATTCGCCAATTCGTTCCAAATTTTAGCTATTTGAAGCTAGCCTTATTGCTCCATCACGTGCCCTACATTGGAGCAAAGCAGCTCGAACACGCTCTCAGTCGCCTCCTCGTAGAGCAAGTGACGCTAGGAGAATTTCTAAACTTTTCTTCGGTGGAACTTAAAGAACGCTTTGGTTTGGCTTCTCGTGCTATTGCATATCTTATGGGCAAAAAGGAGCCCTTGATGGAAAAGGCGGAGGCTCTTGTACGTGTAGTTCGCTTTTACAATTTGCATTGTGTAACACGTACCCAGCTAACCTATCCAAGTCGGTTGGAGACCTATGATCCCTCTCCACCGCCCATTCTCTATGGGTTAGGACGCTATCAATTGCTAGATGACTCTACAGAAGGCTTTACGTTTACTATTTTGGTTTCGAATGGTGCTACTGAAGAGACTTATACGAATTTGGAGAAGATCGCTTCAGAGCTTATAGCCTGTAAGGGCATTCCAGTAACAGGACATGATCGGCTTCCTTATCAAAGGCTAGCACTAACCGCGCAGCGCAGCATTCACCCCGTGATCTATGTTCTGGATAGAGGGCTTCGTGAGGCTATGGGAGAGCGTTTTGATCAAGCTCTCTTCCCTGCTGCCCGCATTCACGCAATAGATTTCTGTGGTGATCGGGACCTTGTGCTCTCTCCGTTCCGTTTAGACGATCACTGTTTAGGGCAGAACAATCGTCGCCGTGATCAGCTAATTATCGCTCTCTCTGACATCATTGTTGCACTTGATATACGCGAAAATGGGATTCTACATCAGGAGTGCCTGCGGGCGATCCAGCGGGGCCAACATGTTTTCATCACGGAGACAGGTCGGGAGGGTAATCGGCGGCTTCATGAGGCCGGTGCTGAGCTTATATCGTCCGATTTTCGCTCATGGCTGCAATCAAGCCAGGAGGAGTAG